A genomic window from Natrinema sp. HArc-T2 includes:
- a CDS encoding LUD domain-containing protein, with amino-acid sequence MAQRTRSQQADRIRHLLETEGDAVHANASSFDTQREAAYSATDDLEALRTEARSIKEDAIDRLPELLETAREAVEANGGTVYVADDAADANAYVADVVHTESEEHGITGDDDTPSVVKSKSMTTEEIDLNEALAAAGIDITETDLGEWVLQVADDTPSHIVGPAMHLERAEIAELFNERFDPDEPFETAEELTQFARDYLADHIQEADVGITGANFVVADSGTITLVTNEGNARKCAVTPDTHVAIAGVEKLIPTLSDLEPFVDLIAKSATGQSIAQYVTMLSPPTDSPTLSFDDPEEPTTTGDEAKADRDFHLVLLDNGRMDMREDDQLRETLYCIRCGACSNSCANFQSVGGHGFGGETYSGGIATGWEAGVHGQESAAEFNDLCTGCSRCVDACPVKIDIPWINTVVRDRINRSEDPAATDFLVDGLTPDMEEGGLDLGKRFFGNIGTAAKAASATAPVSNWLADADPVRGLLERTLGIDRRRDLPAFQRESLVDWFEKRGGAAASSRRASRGADVDIDREVVLYPDVYTNYVDVDRGKAAVRTLEALGVPVQVPDLPESGRAALSQGMVATADRQASRLFASLAEDLDADRDVVVVEPSDLAAMHREYERLLPERSFERLRDRSYEICEFVYGLLENGADPSALSNGNGAEPVTYHSHCQQRTLDLEAPTVAVLERCGYAPETTSAECCGMAGSFGYKREYYELSVDVGERLAEQIDGAKTVVASGTSCGDQLEGLLERDVPHPIELLAPGYRV; translated from the coding sequence ATGGCCCAGCGCACCCGATCGCAGCAAGCTGATCGGATTCGGCACCTGCTCGAGACCGAAGGCGATGCTGTCCACGCAAACGCGAGTTCGTTCGACACGCAGCGCGAAGCGGCATACAGCGCAACCGACGATCTCGAGGCGCTACGAACCGAGGCCCGATCGATCAAGGAGGATGCCATCGATCGGCTGCCCGAGTTGCTCGAGACGGCCCGAGAAGCGGTCGAGGCCAACGGCGGCACCGTCTACGTCGCCGACGACGCCGCGGATGCAAACGCGTACGTGGCCGATGTCGTCCATACCGAGAGCGAAGAACACGGGATCACCGGAGACGACGACACTCCGTCGGTCGTCAAATCGAAGTCCATGACGACCGAGGAGATCGATCTCAACGAGGCGCTCGCGGCCGCAGGGATCGACATCACCGAGACCGACCTCGGCGAGTGGGTCCTGCAGGTTGCAGACGACACGCCCTCGCATATCGTCGGGCCAGCGATGCACCTCGAGCGCGCGGAGATCGCCGAGTTGTTCAACGAACGATTCGATCCCGACGAACCCTTCGAGACCGCCGAAGAGTTGACCCAGTTTGCCCGCGACTATCTCGCCGACCATATCCAGGAGGCCGACGTGGGGATCACCGGCGCGAACTTCGTCGTCGCCGACAGCGGGACGATCACGCTCGTCACGAACGAGGGCAACGCGCGCAAGTGTGCGGTCACGCCCGACACCCACGTCGCGATCGCGGGTGTCGAGAAGCTGATCCCGACGCTGTCGGATCTCGAGCCGTTCGTCGATCTCATCGCCAAGAGCGCGACGGGCCAGTCGATCGCACAGTACGTGACGATGCTCTCGCCGCCGACCGACTCGCCGACGCTTTCCTTCGACGACCCCGAGGAGCCGACGACGACCGGCGACGAAGCGAAGGCGGACCGAGACTTCCACCTCGTCCTGCTGGACAACGGTCGGATGGACATGCGCGAGGACGACCAGCTCCGGGAAACGCTGTACTGTATTCGCTGTGGGGCCTGCTCGAACTCGTGTGCGAACTTCCAGTCCGTCGGCGGCCACGGCTTCGGCGGCGAGACCTACTCCGGCGGGATCGCGACCGGTTGGGAGGCCGGCGTCCACGGCCAGGAATCCGCCGCCGAGTTCAACGACCTCTGTACCGGCTGCTCGCGCTGTGTCGACGCCTGTCCGGTCAAGATCGACATCCCGTGGATCAACACCGTCGTCCGGGATCGGATCAACCGCAGCGAGGACCCGGCGGCCACCGACTTCCTCGTCGACGGCCTCACGCCGGATATGGAGGAGGGTGGCCTCGACCTCGGCAAGCGCTTCTTCGGCAACATCGGCACGGCTGCGAAAGCAGCCAGCGCAACCGCACCCGTTTCGAACTGGCTCGCGGACGCTGACCCCGTCCGCGGGCTGCTCGAGCGCACTCTCGGAATCGACCGCCGCCGTGATTTGCCCGCGTTCCAGCGCGAATCGCTCGTCGACTGGTTCGAGAAGCGAGGTGGCGCTGCGGCCTCGAGTCGGCGAGCGTCTCGAGGCGCTGACGTGGATATCGACCGCGAGGTCGTCCTCTATCCCGACGTCTACACGAACTACGTCGACGTCGACCGCGGGAAAGCCGCCGTCCGCACGCTCGAGGCGCTGGGCGTTCCGGTACAGGTACCGGACCTGCCCGAGAGCGGACGCGCGGCGCTTTCCCAGGGGATGGTCGCGACCGCCGACCGGCAGGCAAGCCGGCTCTTTGCTTCGCTGGCGGAGGATCTCGATGCTGACCGGGACGTGGTCGTCGTCGAGCCCTCCGATCTGGCAGCCATGCACCGCGAGTACGAACGGCTGCTCCCCGAGCGATCGTTCGAGCGCTTACGCGACAGGAGCTACGAGATCTGTGAGTTCGTCTACGGACTGCTCGAGAACGGAGCCGACCCATCGGCGCTGTCGAACGGCAATGGCGCGGAGCCAGTGACGTATCACTCCCACTGCCAGCAGCGCACGCTCGATCTCGAGGCACCGACCGTCGCCGTCCTCGAGCGGTGTGGCTACGCCCCCGAGACGACCAGCGCCGAGTGCTGTGGCATGGCCGGCTCCTTCGGCTACAAACGGGAGTACTACGAACTGAGTGTCGATGTCGGCGAGCGGCTGGCCGAACAGATCGACGGCGCAAAAACAGTCGTTGCGTCGGGGACGTCGTGTGGCGATCAACTCGAGGGGCTGCTCGAGCGCGACGTGCCACATCCGATCGAGTTGCTGGCACCGGGTTATCGGGTGTAG
- a CDS encoding LUD domain-containing protein, translated as MTVDTIGRFERALEGLEVGFERVPAADASERIETIVEEPAVGAPLPFEGATLPESVTTTPTTADLERARTGITPVGFAIAEYGTVAIESTADGAEPISLYPDRHVAVVAESDVVPNLSAGFDRLESQFERGRDSVVFATGRSATADMGDLVHGVHGPGAVDVIVLEDR; from the coding sequence ATGACAGTCGACACTATCGGTCGGTTCGAGCGCGCACTCGAGGGACTCGAGGTGGGGTTCGAGCGCGTTCCGGCAGCCGACGCGAGCGAGCGAATCGAAACGATCGTCGAAGAGCCAGCCGTCGGCGCGCCACTGCCGTTCGAGGGCGCTACGCTTCCGGAATCGGTGACGACGACGCCAACGACCGCCGACCTCGAACGAGCACGGACGGGTATCACTCCAGTCGGCTTCGCCATCGCGGAGTACGGCACCGTTGCGATCGAATCGACCGCCGATGGCGCAGAGCCGATCAGCCTCTATCCAGATCGCCACGTCGCGGTCGTCGCAGAAAGCGACGTCGTCCCGAATCTGAGTGCCGGATTCGACCGTCTCGAATCGCAGTTCGAGCGAGGCCGAGACAGCGTCGTCTTCGCAACCGGTCGGAGTGCGACCGCCGATATGGGCGATCTCGTCCACGGCGTCCACGGCCCGGGTGCTGTCGACGTAATCGTCTTGGAGGACCGCTAA
- a CDS encoding TetR/AcrR family transcriptional regulator, with amino-acid sequence MDDSQTPFDESTGGKEAIFAATYRTLETDGYADLSMGRVADEAAVSKSTIYHHFESKDDLVREFAESLLMQYGDELVLETSGTAIECVERLLDLALVGETADGQRLETLVPDEIHRVYLELRAQAVHDPDYRAYFDSVDRQARNRLATVIEAGIEEGVFRDVDPDAVAGTLYLFVEGALFLGCTTNETQWLEAVRDQLDYYLEGLVRDEFAADG; translated from the coding sequence ATGGACGACAGCCAGACGCCGTTCGACGAGTCGACCGGCGGAAAGGAGGCTATCTTCGCGGCGACGTACCGGACACTCGAGACGGACGGCTATGCCGACCTCTCGATGGGCCGTGTCGCCGACGAAGCTGCAGTGAGCAAGTCGACGATCTATCACCACTTCGAGAGCAAGGACGACCTGGTGCGCGAGTTTGCCGAATCGCTGCTCATGCAGTACGGCGACGAACTCGTTCTCGAAACTTCGGGAACCGCGATAGAGTGCGTCGAACGACTGCTCGACCTCGCACTGGTCGGAGAAACAGCCGACGGCCAACGACTCGAAACGCTCGTCCCCGACGAGATCCACCGAGTTTACCTCGAGTTGCGAGCGCAGGCTGTTCATGATCCTGACTACCGTGCCTACTTCGACAGCGTCGATCGACAGGCACGGAACCGACTTGCCACCGTGATCGAAGCAGGAATCGAGGAGGGCGTCTTCCGTGACGTCGACCCCGACGCCGTCGCCGGCACGCTCTACCTCTTTGTCGAAGGAGCCCTCTTTCTCGGCTGTACGACGAATGAGACCCAGTGGCTCGAGGCCGTCCGCGACCAACTCGACTACTATCTCGAAGGGCTCGTCCGCGACGAGTTCGCTGCCGACGGGTGA
- a CDS encoding MMPL family transporter, translating to MDANELAERIVGHRRLVLVVVLLLTVGIGAGTAAVEEDTAMDEFQVESEEREALDAIDDDFATRGSETTTAQVVIEADDGNVLDHSSLASILEFQRTLHEDERVSLTLADDEPIGSVPSAIATAAIHEEQATELESHATELNRTEAALVAALERLESDPDTSAATEFDTVRANSSIEFTDEEATTFATAAKRLREAETETTREEAIRQGTRGLLVDEYEALAADRAALADGLEPSLSAQIEQVESMDDDELAATIERVLDAETGRDELFALMPTAYEPGEPTASGTIVAVVQDTDGEYVAVDTAPDTIVTSQQAIGDLAASELEGSTAVFGHGITADEITTASSDSLAVVGPLALAFVLVVLSIAYRDPIDVVLGLVGVALVLVWTIGAMGWLGIDFGLVFIAVPVLLIALSIDYAIHLLMRSREERDGEDRGPAAGMTAALAGVGVALVTVTLTTATGFLSNLVSPIGPIREFGLVCALGILAALAVFGLFVPTAKVEIDTFLEARGIDRQRAAIGTGDRLGSMLAVGSRLARRAPAAVLVVALVVSAGGAYGATQVDTSFETTAFLPEEPDWTHDLPDGMAPDEYTVATALETLEEEFIRQDRRAQLLVEGELTNPETLQRIDDAERVATASGTVAQLSNGDHAVRSSLTAMESVAATNESFNATFHAADTDGDGVPDSNLETVYDEFLAADPATAEAVVHRTDDGEYEAARLVLTATGDASNEEVTAAMRDAVSHVDGDGLTATATGQATVVNYRTEGAIADTIVMSLLVTLAVVGALLLVVYRRTAGAASLGVVTLGPVLMTLCWVLGTMWLLEIPFNYITGMIASLTIGLGIDYSIHVSERYHQELERSDAAGDPLRRTVTGTGGALLGSAATTAGGFGILAFAFLPSLQYFGLIAATSIGYAFVASVLVLPSLLVYWTRLVGRGQRQATVGQVSQPSATHEDD from the coding sequence ATGGATGCTAACGAACTCGCCGAGCGGATCGTCGGCCACAGACGGCTCGTTCTCGTCGTGGTTTTGCTGTTGACGGTCGGGATCGGGGCCGGCACAGCCGCGGTCGAGGAAGACACGGCGATGGACGAATTTCAGGTCGAATCCGAGGAACGCGAGGCACTCGACGCGATCGACGACGACTTCGCCACGCGCGGCAGCGAGACGACAACCGCACAGGTGGTCATCGAGGCCGACGACGGGAACGTACTCGACCACTCGTCGCTCGCCTCGATCCTCGAGTTCCAGCGAACGCTCCACGAGGACGAGCGCGTATCGCTCACGCTGGCCGACGACGAGCCGATCGGCAGCGTTCCAAGCGCCATCGCGACAGCAGCGATTCACGAGGAGCAGGCCACCGAACTCGAGTCGCATGCGACCGAGCTAAATCGGACCGAGGCGGCACTTGTCGCGGCACTCGAGCGTCTCGAAAGCGATCCCGACACATCCGCCGCGACCGAGTTCGATACCGTCCGCGCGAATTCGTCGATCGAGTTCACCGACGAGGAAGCCACAACGTTCGCGACGGCAGCCAAGCGACTTCGCGAGGCCGAGACCGAAACGACACGTGAAGAAGCCATCCGGCAGGGAACCCGTGGGCTCCTCGTCGACGAGTACGAGGCGCTTGCTGCCGATCGTGCAGCGCTTGCCGACGGCCTCGAGCCGTCGCTGTCGGCCCAGATCGAGCAAGTGGAATCGATGGACGACGACGAACTCGCGGCGACGATCGAACGGGTGCTCGACGCCGAAACCGGTCGCGACGAACTGTTCGCACTCATGCCGACCGCGTACGAACCCGGCGAGCCGACGGCGTCCGGAACCATCGTCGCTGTCGTCCAAGATACTGACGGCGAGTACGTTGCCGTCGACACTGCTCCGGACACGATCGTGACGAGCCAGCAGGCGATCGGCGACCTCGCCGCGTCGGAACTCGAGGGGTCGACCGCCGTATTCGGCCACGGGATTACGGCAGACGAAATCACCACCGCGTCGTCGGACAGTCTCGCCGTCGTCGGGCCGCTGGCGCTTGCGTTCGTGCTCGTCGTCCTGTCGATCGCTTACCGGGACCCGATTGACGTCGTTCTCGGGCTCGTCGGCGTCGCACTCGTACTCGTCTGGACGATCGGAGCCATGGGCTGGCTCGGGATCGACTTCGGGCTCGTCTTCATCGCCGTCCCCGTCTTGCTGATCGCGCTGTCGATCGACTACGCGATTCACCTCCTCATGCGAAGTCGGGAGGAACGAGACGGAGAAGACCGCGGTCCAGCAGCTGGAATGACCGCTGCGCTCGCCGGCGTCGGCGTCGCGCTCGTCACGGTGACGCTGACGACGGCGACGGGCTTTCTCTCGAACCTCGTCAGCCCGATCGGTCCGATCAGGGAGTTCGGCCTCGTCTGTGCGCTCGGGATCCTCGCCGCGCTCGCCGTCTTCGGGCTGTTCGTCCCAACCGCCAAAGTCGAGATCGATACGTTTCTCGAGGCCCGAGGGATCGACCGGCAGCGAGCCGCAATCGGGACCGGCGACCGGCTGGGGTCGATGCTCGCTGTCGGCAGCCGGCTCGCTCGCCGGGCACCGGCTGCGGTGCTCGTTGTCGCGCTCGTCGTCAGTGCTGGCGGTGCCTACGGCGCGACGCAAGTCGACACGTCCTTCGAGACGACCGCGTTTCTCCCCGAAGAGCCCGACTGGACCCACGACCTCCCCGACGGGATGGCACCAGACGAATATACCGTGGCAACGGCGCTCGAGACGCTCGAGGAGGAGTTCATCCGGCAGGACCGCCGCGCACAGCTGCTCGTCGAGGGTGAGCTCACCAATCCCGAGACGTTACAGCGGATCGACGACGCCGAGCGAGTGGCGACGGCAAGCGGGACGGTCGCGCAACTCTCGAACGGCGACCACGCCGTCCGGAGCTCGCTTACGGCCATGGAGTCCGTCGCGGCGACCAACGAGTCGTTCAACGCGACGTTTCATGCGGCGGATACCGACGGCGACGGGGTTCCGGACTCGAACCTCGAGACCGTCTACGACGAGTTCCTCGCTGCTGATCCCGCGACAGCCGAGGCGGTCGTCCACCGAACCGATGACGGGGAGTACGAGGCCGCCCGACTCGTCCTGACGGCTACCGGTGACGCGTCCAACGAGGAGGTAACGGCGGCAATGCGGGACGCGGTGTCACACGTCGACGGTGACGGGCTCACCGCCACGGCGACGGGACAGGCCACCGTGGTGAACTATCGAACCGAAGGGGCGATCGCCGACACGATCGTCATGAGCTTGCTCGTCACGCTCGCCGTCGTCGGCGCACTTCTACTGGTCGTCTACCGCCGGACAGCTGGCGCTGCCTCGCTTGGTGTCGTGACGCTCGGTCCCGTCCTCATGACGCTGTGTTGGGTCCTCGGCACGATGTGGCTGCTCGAGATCCCCTTCAATTACATCACGGGTATGATCGCGAGTCTCACTATCGGACTCGGCATCGACTACAGCATCCACGTCAGCGAGCGCTATCATCAGGAACTCGAGCGCAGCGACGCGGCCGGCGATCCACTCCGACGGACGGTGACCGGGACCGGCGGTGCGCTACTTGGCAGTGCAGCGACAACGGCTGGCGGGTTCGGCATCCTCGCGTTCGCATTCCTGCCGTCGCTGCAGTATTTCGGGCTCATCGCCGCAACCTCGATCGGGTACGCCTTCGTCGCGAGCGTGCTCGTCTTACCGAGTTTGCTCGTCTACTGGACGCGGCTCGTCGGCCGTGGCCAGAGACAGGCGACGGTCGGTCAGGTGTCACAGCCGTCCGCGACGCACGAAGACGACTGA
- a CDS encoding GMP synthase subunit A codes for MTKIVVVDNHGQFTHLERRALRDLGVDTELIDNDTPPEEVDADGVVLSGGPDMDRIGKSPEYLRTDMPVLGICLGMQLIAEELGGQVGSGEYGGYADVSVDIVDEDDPLTGSLHPETRVWASHADEVTALPEGFELTAKSDVCDVEAMSDTDRDLYGVQWHPEVAHTEEGDEIFENFLSICESQ; via the coding sequence ATGACGAAAATCGTCGTGGTGGACAATCACGGACAGTTCACCCACTTAGAGCGCCGGGCGCTTCGTGACCTCGGCGTCGATACGGAACTGATCGACAACGACACGCCGCCCGAGGAGGTCGACGCCGACGGCGTCGTCCTCTCCGGTGGCCCCGACATGGATCGGATCGGAAAGTCTCCCGAGTATCTCAGGACGGATATGCCGGTGCTAGGCATCTGTCTGGGCATGCAACTGATCGCCGAGGAACTCGGCGGGCAGGTCGGGAGCGGCGAGTACGGCGGCTACGCCGACGTCTCGGTCGACATCGTTGACGAAGACGACCCCCTGACTGGATCGCTGCACCCCGAAACCCGCGTCTGGGCGAGCCACGCCGACGAGGTCACGGCACTCCCCGAGGGATTCGAGCTGACGGCGAAAAGTGACGTCTGTGACGTCGAGGCGATGAGTGACACCGATCGAGACCTCTATGGCGTCCAGTGGCACCCCGAGGTGGCCCACACTGAGGAGGGTGACGAGATCTTCGAGAATTTCCTGTCGATCTGCGAATCGCAGTAG
- a CDS encoding thiamine pyrophosphate-dependent dehydrogenase E1 component subunit alpha codes for MYENMVTARQYEERLQEEYMAGKQPAFDISAGPIPGELHLAAGHEAAGAGVCQHLRDDDTVTAPHRPHHIAIAKGVDLKRMTAEIFGRESGLSGGKGGHMHLFDPDVNFACSGIIAEGCPPAVGAGLAAKKRNTDSVAVAFLGEGAIDQGAFLESLNLASVQNLPVVFVVEDNDWAISMPKERVTDVENGAQRADGFGLQGARVDADDAVAISDAAREAVGRARDGNGPTLLEVQVHRRMGHFMGDPESYRPDEDKAAAEQRDSIERLEADLRAHGVDDEEIDDLRSRAHDRVEEAIEWAKDQPEPDPDDAYEDVFVNPPSGVTDSEPSTADTGGDD; via the coding sequence CTGTACGAGAACATGGTGACGGCGCGCCAGTACGAGGAGCGATTACAGGAGGAGTACATGGCGGGCAAACAGCCCGCGTTCGATATCTCTGCCGGCCCGATTCCGGGCGAACTCCACCTCGCAGCGGGCCACGAGGCTGCCGGCGCAGGCGTCTGCCAGCACCTCCGGGACGACGACACGGTCACGGCACCACACCGACCCCACCACATCGCCATCGCGAAAGGCGTCGACTTGAAGCGGATGACCGCCGAGATCTTCGGCCGCGAAAGCGGCTTAAGCGGCGGGAAGGGCGGTCATATGCATCTGTTCGATCCCGACGTCAACTTCGCGTGTAGTGGCATCATTGCCGAGGGCTGTCCGCCTGCGGTCGGCGCTGGACTGGCCGCAAAGAAGCGCAACACCGACAGCGTCGCCGTCGCGTTCCTCGGCGAGGGCGCGATCGATCAGGGGGCGTTCCTCGAGTCGCTGAACCTCGCGAGCGTTCAGAACCTCCCCGTCGTTTTCGTCGTCGAGGACAACGACTGGGCGATCAGCATGCCAAAAGAACGCGTCACCGACGTCGAGAACGGAGCCCAGCGCGCCGACGGGTTCGGCCTCCAAGGTGCGCGTGTGGACGCCGACGACGCCGTCGCGATCTCCGATGCCGCCAGAGAAGCCGTCGGACGCGCCCGCGACGGGAACGGCCCGACGCTGCTCGAGGTCCAGGTCCACCGACGCATGGGTCACTTCATGGGCGATCCCGAGTCGTATCGCCCCGACGAGGACAAAGCCGCCGCCGAGCAGCGGGATTCGATCGAGCGACTCGAGGCGGATCTCCGTGCCCACGGCGTCGACGACGAGGAGATCGACGACCTGCGCTCGCGGGCCCACGACCGCGTCGAGGAGGCGATCGAGTGGGCGAAAGACCAGCCCGAACCAGACCCGGACGACGCCTACGAGGACGTGTTCGTGAATCCGCCCTCGGGCGTAACAGACAGCGAACCGTCGACCGCGGACACAGGGGGTGATGACTAA
- a CDS encoding alpha-ketoacid dehydrogenase subunit beta produces MAQQEKDDASGQQTGRSLTMSRAMVEAIAHEMREDDEVFYMGEDVADYGGIFDSTEGLLDEFGRDRIMDVPISETAYLGAAVGAAQEGMRPIAELMFVDFFGVAMDQIYNQLAKNTYMSGGSVNVPMVLTAAVGGTYNDAAQHSQTLYGTFAHLPGMKVVVPSTAYDAKGLMHNAIRDDDPVVYMFHKRLMGIGWLPAPDGPKTGVPEDDYTIPFGSADIKREGADVTVVTLGLHVHRALEAAADLADDGIDVEVVDLRTLVPLDTDTIRDSVAKTGHLVVVDEDYRSYGVTGEIIASVAEAGLDDLEAVERVALPDVPIPYARPMEDEVVPGTDDIVAAVRAAQGDE; encoded by the coding sequence ATGGCACAACAGGAAAAAGACGACGCGAGCGGACAGCAGACGGGCCGGTCGCTGACGATGAGCCGAGCGATGGTCGAGGCGATCGCCCACGAGATGCGCGAGGACGACGAGGTCTTCTACATGGGCGAAGACGTCGCGGACTACGGCGGCATCTTCGACAGTACTGAGGGCCTGTTGGATGAATTCGGTCGCGACCGCATCATGGACGTGCCGATCAGCGAGACGGCGTACCTCGGTGCCGCTGTCGGCGCGGCTCAGGAGGGGATGCGCCCGATCGCCGAGCTGATGTTCGTCGACTTCTTCGGCGTCGCGATGGATCAGATCTACAACCAGTTGGCCAAGAACACCTACATGAGCGGCGGCTCGGTGAACGTCCCGATGGTGCTTACCGCCGCCGTGGGCGGGACGTACAACGACGCCGCCCAGCACTCCCAGACACTCTACGGGACGTTCGCACACCTCCCGGGGATGAAAGTCGTCGTGCCCTCGACCGCCTACGACGCGAAGGGACTGATGCACAACGCCATCCGCGACGACGACCCGGTCGTCTACATGTTCCACAAGCGGTTGATGGGGATCGGCTGGCTGCCGGCACCCGACGGCCCGAAGACCGGTGTTCCCGAAGACGACTATACGATTCCCTTTGGCAGCGCCGACATCAAACGCGAGGGGGCAGACGTGACTGTCGTCACCCTCGGGTTGCACGTCCACCGCGCGCTCGAGGCTGCCGCGGACCTCGCCGACGACGGAATCGACGTGGAGGTCGTCGATCTGCGGACGCTCGTGCCCCTCGACACCGACACCATCCGCGACTCGGTGGCCAAGACCGGCCATCTGGTCGTCGTCGACGAGGACTACCGCTCGTACGGCGTCACCGGCGAGATCATCGCGAGCGTGGCCGAGGCCGGACTCGACGACCTCGAGGCCGTCGAGCGGGTCGCCCTCCCGGACGTGCCGATCCCGTACGCGCGACCGATGGAAGACGAGGTCGTTCCGGGGACGGACGACATCGTGGCTGCCGTTCGCGCCGCTCAAGGGGACGAATGA
- a CDS encoding lipoyl domain-containing protein, which produces MSGTDDRVAVETSDRWPDDADEDVGVVVNWFVAEGGHVEEGDAICEFQVEKVSVDVPAPVTGTLAEITIGEDEEFERGDRLAWIRPA; this is translated from the coding sequence ATGAGCGGGACCGATGACCGCGTCGCCGTCGAGACGAGCGATCGCTGGCCCGACGACGCAGACGAGGACGTCGGTGTCGTCGTCAACTGGTTCGTAGCCGAGGGCGGTCACGTCGAGGAGGGCGACGCGATCTGCGAATTTCAGGTCGAAAAGGTAAGCGTCGACGTGCCGGCACCGGTGACCGGCACGCTCGCAGAGATCACGATCGGGGAAGACGAGGAGTTCGAGCGGGGTGATCGGCTCGCCTGGATTCGACCGGCATAG
- a CDS encoding proteasome-activating nucleotidase, with product MSDTVDDVDLPYDEDEASQQEKIQALEERLEILEAQNEEMRDKLLDANAENNKYQQKLERLTHENKKLKQSPLFVATVQEVTDEGVIIKQHGNNQEALTEVTDEMRADLEPDARVAVNNSLSIVKPLSSETDVRARVMEVTESPDVSYEDIGGLEEQMQEVRETVEMPLEKPEMFDDVGIDPPSGVLLYGPPGTGKTMLAKAVANQTDATFIKMAGSELVHKFIGEGAKLVRDLFDVAREHEPAVIFIDEIDAIAAKRTESKTSGDAEVQRTMMQLLSEMDGFEERGEIRIIAATNRFDMLDRAILRPGRFDRLIEVPKPNQEGREIIFEIHTRGMNVADDVDFAELAEEAEAASGADIKAVCTEAGMFAIRDDRTEIRMEDFRSAWDKVQAESDETEDVSKTFA from the coding sequence ATGAGCGACACTGTGGACGACGTCGACCTCCCATATGATGAGGACGAGGCGTCCCAACAGGAGAAAATCCAGGCGCTCGAGGAACGGCTGGAGATCCTCGAGGCGCAAAACGAGGAGATGCGTGACAAGCTCCTCGACGCCAACGCCGAGAACAACAAGTACCAGCAGAAACTCGAGCGACTTACACACGAAAACAAGAAGCTCAAGCAGTCCCCGCTGTTCGTCGCCACCGTCCAAGAGGTCACGGACGAGGGCGTCATCATCAAACAACACGGGAACAACCAGGAGGCGCTGACCGAAGTCACCGACGAGATGCGCGCCGATCTCGAGCCCGACGCTCGAGTGGCTGTCAACAACTCGCTGTCTATCGTCAAGCCCCTCTCGAGCGAGACCGACGTGCGCGCTCGCGTGATGGAAGTCACCGAGAGTCCCGACGTCAGTTACGAGGACATCGGCGGTCTCGAAGAGCAGATGCAAGAAGTCCGCGAGACCGTCGAGATGCCCCTCGAGAAGCCCGAGATGTTCGACGACGTCGGGATCGACCCGCCAAGCGGCGTCTTGCTCTACGGGCCGCCGGGCACCGGGAAGACGATGCTCGCCAAAGCCGTGGCCAACCAGACCGACGCCACCTTCATCAAGATGGCCGGCTCGGAGCTGGTCCACAAGTTCATCGGTGAGGGTGCGAAGCTCGTCCGCGACCTCTTCGACGTCGCCCGCGAGCACGAACCCGCCGTCATCTTCATCGACGAGATCGACGCCATCGCCGCCAAACGGACTGAGTCCAAGACCTCCGGCGACGCCGAGGTCCAGCGGACGATGATGCAACTGCTCTCCGAGATGGACGGCTTCGAGGAACGCGGTGAGATCCGCATCATCGCGGCCACCAACCGCTTCGATATGCTCGACCGGGCCATCCTCCGCCCGGGCCGGTTCGACCGCCTCATCGAAGTGCCAAAGCCCAACCAGGAGGGCCGCGAGATCATCTTCGAGATCCACACCCGCGGGATGAACGTCGCCGACGACGTCGACTTCGCCGAACTGGCCGAAGAGGCCGAGGCGGCCTCCGGTGCCGACATCAAGGCCGTCTGTACCGAAGCCGGCATGTTCGCCATCCGCGACGACCGCACCGAGATCCGGATGGAAGACTTCCGCAGCGCCTGGGACAAGGTTCAGGCCGAATCTGACGAGACCGAAGACGTCTCGAAAACCTTCGCCTGA
- a CDS encoding MarR family transcriptional regulator, producing the protein MSASESLQQETADRGTWDDVRELPPSAKLVAKVLEYNDTMTQQQIADETLLPSRTVRYALNRLDEKNVVDSRFSFSDARKRLYSLDIDA; encoded by the coding sequence ATGAGTGCATCAGAGTCCCTTCAACAGGAGACTGCCGATCGGGGAACGTGGGACGACGTCCGTGAGCTGCCGCCGAGTGCGAAATTGGTCGCGAAAGTCCTCGAGTACAACGACACGATGACCCAACAACAGATCGCCGACGAGACGCTGCTGCCGTCCCGGACGGTCCGGTACGCGCTCAACCGACTCGACGAAAAGAACGTCGTCGACTCGCGCTTTTCGTTCTCTGACGCACGTAAGCGCCTCTACAGTCTCGATATCGACGCGTAA